TGACTTTGCAAACACAGCAACCGTTCAACAACCGCTTGAAACGATTGTGTTGTATTAATTCCCAGTAGCTCTTGCTTCTCATCTGCAAACAGATGGATGTCTGTAATTTGAGCGATAGATAAGGGAGATTGATTCATTTTTACAGACGCCGAGTTTTTTCCGCAACTGCTGTATCTCTAACAGCAACATATTTCATCTTGAGTACAAGTAATAACAAAGCCAGTTACAGCACAACTTCCTAAGTACAGACGATTTCTGTATTTTTTGAAACATTAAGTTGGAAAGATGTACAAAAGCTAGAGTGTTTCTTTAGACTAGCGGTAAACGTAAAGATAACTTGCGATCTTTAACGACTTTATTTGTGATTTCAGTCACAAAATATCGGCAAGATAACTTTGAATCGAGACGCCATGCCCGCGATCTGTTGTTATTAGTGCTATATTAATTTAATGAAAATTGTGCGCTGCCTGTAACATAGTCAAAAATAAGTGACTACAGCAGCAACATTGTTATCGGCTGATAGTTATGGCGGCATAGCCAAGTGGTAAGGCAGAGGTCTGCAAAACCTTTATCCCCCAGTTCGAATCTGGGTGCCGCCTTATATTAAGAGCGATTCCTATCATATTTTTCGCCGGACGTCTTGCGCTGTTATTGTTGAATACACAATAGTTCTAAAGTTCTAAACATAAAAATATGATTTGATTTTATAGACGACTGGTCTATTATAAATGTATGGGTAAAGATACGACAAAAATCGCTCTTCTCAAAACAGGTGCGCGCTTCCTTAAAGAAAAGGGATACAACCACACTGGGATACAGGAAGTCTTGCAAGCAACAGGAGTACCCAAAGGTTCGTTTTACTATTACTTTAAAAGCAAGGAGGACTTTGGCTTAGAAATCATTGAAAATGATGCCCGCGAGCACAATCGATTTTTAGACAAGTATCTCAAGGATGAAACAATATCTCCTTTAACTCGCTTGCAGCGCTATTTTGAAGCAAAATACGAAGAATTTGCGTCGTTACAATGTCGTGAAGGTTGTTTATTAGGTAATCTTGGTCAAGAGTTAGCAGATCAAAATGAAAGGTTTCGTTTGCGCTTAGAGGCGATTTTTGCCGAATGGCGCGATCGCTACATTGATTGTTTACAGCAAGCCCAAGCTATCGGAGAACTATCACCCGATTTAGAGGTACATATTCTCGCTGATTTCTGCTTAAACAGTTGGGAAGGCGCATTACAACAGATGAAAGTCACTAAAAGCCCTGCCCCTCTACAAACTTTCATGAGTGTGATGTTTGATGTCGTTTTCAAGCGTTGAAAGTTCGACTTTGCTGAAGATGTATTGCAAAGTAGTAGACCAGTCTAGAATAGGCTTACCTATTGCAATCAGTTAAGAAATAAACGGTTTTAGAGGAAAATTACGATGACGAATAAAAGAATTCTAATTGTGGTCACTAGCCATGAGGAACTTGGCAATACAGGGAAAAAGACAGGCTTTTACCTTTCTGAAGTGACGCATCCTTACGATGTCTTCACGGGCGCAGGCTACGACGTTGATTTTGTTAGCCCCAAAGGTGGAAAAGCACCAATGGACGGCGTGCAACTTGAAGATCCTATCAACAAAGCATTTCTAGATGACCCTGACAAGGTAAAACAAGTTGAAAACACGCTGCAACCGTCGCAAGTCGATCCGACTCAATACGATGCTATTTTTTATGCAGGTGGTCATGGGACAATGTGGGATTTTCCTAACAATGAACAACTTGCCCAAATCGCTACAAACATTTATGAACAAGGCGGTGTTGTCGGTGCCGTTTGTCACGGACCTGCGGGACTACTCAATATCAAGCTTGCTAATGGCGAGTATCTCATCAAAGGTAAAACCGTGTCTGGCTTCACAAACGAAGAAGAAGCCGCAGTGGAACTTACTGAAGCTGTGCCATTTTTACTCGAATCAGCATTGAAAGAAAGAGGCGCAGAATTTACGAAAGCACCCAAATTTGAAGCACATGTTGTGAAAAGCGATCGCCTCGTCACAGGGCAAAACCCCGCTTCGGCTGCAGGCGTCGCCGAACAAATGTTGCAATTAATCGAAAACCGCGCTGCAACTACCTCACCCGCCACAGTCTAAACAGTATCAGCGGTAAAAGTTGACATTGCCAGACTCCTGTATACCAACAAAAAAAATTGCGATGCAAAACTTCATCTTCCACAATCCCGTAAAAATTCTTTGCGAGTTTGGGGACTTACTCAAGGTGATGAAGAAGCAAGAATAACAGAAGCGATCGATCGCAAA
The sequence above is a segment of the Chroogloeocystis siderophila 5.2 s.c.1 genome. Coding sequences within it:
- a CDS encoding type 1 glutamine amidotransferase domain-containing protein — its product is MTNKRILIVVTSHEELGNTGKKTGFYLSEVTHPYDVFTGAGYDVDFVSPKGGKAPMDGVQLEDPINKAFLDDPDKVKQVENTLQPSQVDPTQYDAIFYAGGHGTMWDFPNNEQLAQIATNIYEQGGVVGAVCHGPAGLLNIKLANGEYLIKGKTVSGFTNEEEAAVELTEAVPFLLESALKERGAEFTKAPKFEAHVVKSDRLVTGQNPASAAGVAEQMLQLIENRAATTSPATV
- a CDS encoding TetR/AcrR family transcriptional regulator — protein: MGKDTTKIALLKTGARFLKEKGYNHTGIQEVLQATGVPKGSFYYYFKSKEDFGLEIIENDAREHNRFLDKYLKDETISPLTRLQRYFEAKYEEFASLQCREGCLLGNLGQELADQNERFRLRLEAIFAEWRDRYIDCLQQAQAIGELSPDLEVHILADFCLNSWEGALQQMKVTKSPAPLQTFMSVMFDVVFKR